A genomic window from Carboxydothermus pertinax includes:
- a CDS encoding NAD(P)/FAD-dependent oxidoreductase, translating to MKRTVVVGGGAAGMMAALNSSGEVILLEKTDSLGKKLGLTGNGRGNITNLTPINEFLEYYHNGKFLKKALFTFTNEDLITFFTQQGLSLKVEEKKIFPASDRAKDIVKLFERLLVKKGVKIFFNQKVIDLIVSDAKILGVRTKDNDYFADKVVIATGGASFPQTGSSGDGILLLKKLGHNIIPLRPALVPLKLKEKVADLSGISLNNVDLTLLSSGKKLKTKRGPILFTHFGVSGPAVLNLSCYIPQNLKEVEIKIDFCPEYSPEELTNLMINAGNKILKNALPLKLPEKLREWLLIHFGLNPGNTVKATAPKTLRKLSEALKATPFTLVDTLPLEAAYVTAGGVEVREINPSTMESKIIKGLYLAGEIIDCHGESGGFNLQMAFSTGFLAGKS from the coding sequence ATGAAAAGGACTGTAGTTGTTGGAGGGGGAGCCGCCGGTATGATGGCGGCTTTAAATTCCTCGGGAGAAGTAATTTTATTAGAAAAGACCGATTCGCTGGGAAAAAAACTGGGGCTTACTGGGAACGGACGGGGAAATATTACCAATTTAACTCCAATTAACGAGTTTTTGGAGTATTACCATAACGGAAAGTTTTTAAAAAAAGCGCTTTTTACTTTTACCAATGAAGATTTAATAACATTTTTTACCCAACAGGGCTTAAGTTTAAAAGTTGAGGAGAAAAAAATTTTTCCTGCCAGCGACCGAGCTAAAGATATCGTAAAACTCTTTGAAAGGCTTTTGGTAAAAAAAGGGGTTAAAATATTTTTCAACCAAAAAGTAATCGATCTCATAGTTTCTGATGCTAAAATCCTTGGCGTTCGGACAAAAGATAACGACTACTTTGCGGATAAAGTAGTCATTGCAACTGGCGGGGCCTCTTTTCCCCAAACTGGCAGTTCCGGGGATGGTATATTGTTGCTGAAAAAATTAGGGCATAATATAATTCCTTTGCGCCCTGCTTTAGTACCTTTAAAACTTAAGGAAAAGGTAGCTGATTTAAGCGGTATTTCCTTAAACAATGTAGATTTAACCCTGTTATCTTCGGGAAAAAAGCTTAAAACAAAACGAGGGCCGATCCTTTTTACCCATTTTGGGGTTTCGGGCCCGGCGGTATTAAATCTTAGCTGTTATATACCGCAAAATTTAAAGGAAGTAGAAATTAAGATTGATTTTTGCCCCGAATATTCACCTGAAGAATTAACTAACTTAATGATAAATGCAGGAAATAAAATATTAAAAAATGCTTTGCCCCTGAAACTTCCGGAAAAGCTTAGGGAGTGGCTTTTAATACATTTCGGCTTAAATCCTGGAAATACGGTAAAAGCTACTGCTCCCAAAACCCTTCGTAAGCTAAGCGAAGCTTTAAAAGCTACCCCTTTTACCTTGGTTGATACCTTGCCTTTAGAGGCAGCTTATGTCACGGCAGGAGGGGTGGAGGTTCGGGAAATTAATCCTTCAACAATGGAATCAAAAATTATAAAAGGCCTTTATTTAGCCGGGGAAATAATTGATTGTCATGGCGAATCGGGTGGTTTTAACTTGCAGATGGCTTTTTCTACTGGATTTTTAGCTGGTAAAAGTTAA
- a CDS encoding pseudouridine synthase, whose amino-acid sequence MERLQKYLARTGVSARRDAEQLILAGRVKVNGRVVKELGFKVGENDVVEVDGRVVKPEKLIYLLMYKPAGYVTTVDDPFGRPTVLSLLAGKVKERVFPVGRLDMNTEGLLLLTNDGELAMALTHPKHQFPKMYLALVRGTPNRSKLLELEKGILLEDGYTAPAKVVYKKPYGKNSWIEITIHEGRKRQVRRMFKKIGHPVLKLIRTRIGFLTGYGLKKGSFRYLTPQEVIKLKRYARSTRGE is encoded by the coding sequence ATGGAACGCTTGCAGAAGTATTTAGCAAGGACGGGAGTATCTGCTCGCCGGGATGCCGAACAGCTTATTTTAGCTGGAAGAGTAAAAGTAAATGGTCGGGTAGTAAAAGAGCTTGGTTTTAAAGTCGGCGAAAATGATGTGGTTGAAGTGGATGGAAGGGTAGTAAAACCAGAAAAGCTTATTTATCTATTAATGTATAAACCAGCCGGCTATGTAACTACTGTGGACGACCCTTTTGGACGACCGACGGTTTTATCTTTATTAGCTGGTAAAGTTAAAGAGCGGGTGTTTCCTGTTGGAAGACTTGATATGAATACGGAGGGTTTACTTCTTTTAACCAATGACGGTGAATTGGCAATGGCGTTAACCCACCCCAAGCATCAATTTCCCAAAATGTATTTAGCACTGGTGCGGGGGACGCCTAATCGCTCTAAACTTCTAGAGCTCGAAAAAGGGATTTTGCTGGAAGACGGCTATACAGCTCCGGCAAAAGTGGTTTATAAAAAGCCCTATGGCAAAAACAGCTGGATTGAAATTACTATTCATGAAGGACGAAAACGGCAGGTTAGGAGGATGTTTAAAAAAATAGGCCATCCGGTTTTAAAATTAATCCGTACCCGCATTGGTTTTTTAACCGGCTATGGCCTGAAAAAAGGAAGTTTTCGTTATTTAACCCCGCAGGAAGTTATAAAACTAAAACGCTATGCCCGTTCTACCCGTGGGGAATAG
- a CDS encoding phosphatase PAP2 family protein: MQKQTNGFLTYLIFGALSGGFLFWTFGELTEAIFTTNKNFYWDELILKKVQALNFPGIFPLMKGITFLGSIGFYLMFIPVVSFVFYKKRRYDSLTALLGSTTGASVLNYVLKLHYLRLRPTLYFKITESGYSFPSGHAMISMAVYGMFFYLLARNAPSPLRYYYILPGLGFPLVIGFSRIYLGVHWPTDVLGGFIAGLFWLIITIIITEIIFWRKR, from the coding sequence ATGCAAAAACAAACTAACGGTTTTCTTACGTATTTAATATTTGGTGCTTTATCTGGCGGTTTTTTATTTTGGACCTTTGGCGAGCTGACCGAAGCTATCTTTACCACCAATAAAAATTTTTACTGGGATGAGCTAATTTTAAAGAAAGTTCAAGCGCTAAACTTTCCCGGGATATTTCCCTTAATGAAAGGGATTACTTTTTTAGGGTCTATTGGTTTTTATCTTATGTTTATTCCGGTGGTCTCTTTTGTCTTTTATAAAAAACGACGTTATGATAGCCTTACTGCCTTGCTCGGTAGCACTACAGGAGCATCGGTTTTAAACTATGTCTTAAAACTTCATTACTTAAGGCTTAGACCAACCCTTTATTTCAAAATTACTGAAAGTGGGTACAGCTTTCCCAGCGGTCATGCTATGATCAGCATGGCGGTGTACGGGATGTTTTTTTATCTTTTGGCGAGAAATGCTCCTTCACCGTTAAGATATTACTATATTTTACCAGGACTTGGTTTTCCTCTAGTAATAGGATTTAGCCGGATTTATTTAGGGGTTCACTGGCCCACGGACGTCCTGGGTGGTTTTATAGCTGGTTTATTTTGGCTTATCATAACTATAATAATAACGGAAATTATATTTTGGCGAAAAAGGTGA